A region from the Plutella xylostella chromosome 6, ilPluXylo3.1, whole genome shotgun sequence genome encodes:
- the LOC105393237 gene encoding protein atonal, which yields MSVEACAMYGRDVFGSELLQYGEEYLCGGGWSPDSGRASLEGGASPPSDDAEHIAYRGVEDEGGRRRGASPAVLRRRRLAANARERRRMQNLNKAFDRLRLHLPSLGADRQLSKYETLQMAQTYIAALYDLLQ from the coding sequence ATGTCGGTGGAAGCGTGCGCGATGTACGGGCGGGACGTGTTTGGCTCGGAGCTGCTGCAGTACGGCGAGGAGTACCtgtgcggcggcggctggtCGCCGGACTCGGGGCGCGCATCGCTGGAGGGCGGCGCGTCCCCGCCCAGCGACGACGCCGAGCACATCGCGTACCGCGGCGTGGAGGAcgagggcgggcggcggcgcggggccagCCCGGCCGTGCTGCGGCGCCGGCGCCTGGCCGCCAACGCGCGCGAGCGGCGCCGCATGCAGAACCTCAACAAGGCCTTCGACCGCCTGCGCCTGCACCTGCCCTCGCTGGGCGCCGACCGCCAGCTCTCCAAGTACGAGACGCTGCAGATGGCGCAGACCTACATCGCCGCGCTCTACGACCTGCTGCAGTAG